The Paenibacillus sp. FSL H7-0357 nucleotide sequence GCAGTACCCGCATGAGTTCAGCGGCGGTATGCGCCAGCGTGTCGTTATTGCCATGGCACTTGCAGCCAACCCTAAGCTGCTGATTGCCGATGAGCCGACAACAGCACTCGACGTAACGATTCAGGCGCAAATTCTTGACCTGATGAAGGATATCCAGAAGAAAATTGATACGGCAATCATCTTTATCACCCATGATCTCGGTGTCGTGGCCCGAATGGCCGACCGTGTAGCCGTTATGTATGCAGGACAAATTGTCGAGATGGGCACAGCAGAAGAAATTTTCTATGACCCAAGACATCCATATACCTGGGGATTGCTCGCTTCCATGCCGAGTCTGGAAAGCAAGGGCACCAAGCTTACAGCCATTCCAGGAACCCCACCCGATCTGATCAAACCGCCTAAGGGCGACGCCTTTGCCTTGCGCAGCACCTATGCGATGCAAATCGATATGGAGAAAGAGCCGCCAATGTATAAGGTTTCGGACTCCCATTTGGTGAAATCCTGGCTGATGCATCCGATGGCTCCGGCTGTAGAGCCGCCTGAAGTTGTGAAGAAGAGACAACGCGTGCTGAAAAATGCTTATCCGGAGCCGGTTCTGGTGGAAAGCTTCAGCGTGAATTAATTAGATCAAGTAATGGCATACTATTGAGATTAGCGTCAGGCCTTCGTAAGGCTTGGCGCTTTTTTGCGTGGGTATAGAATTTTATATTTTATATATAGTTAAAACGAAACTAATATGTGTAAATAAAAGTATTGACTAATTTTTATTTTCGCAGCAAAATGTAAGGGTATACATAGGAGGTAAGATAATGAAAAAATACACATTGACCACATTGATTTCG carries:
- a CDS encoding ABC transporter ATP-binding protein, coding for MERLLEVKDLAISFKTRGGEVQAIRGVNFHVNKGETLAIVGESGSGKSVTSQAVMKLVPEPQGIYKRGQILFDGQDLIKKSEKQMQKIRGKEIGMIFQDPMTSLNPMMKVGKQITEVLFKHEKMSKDAAYKRGVELLNLVGIPSPERRFQQYPHEFSGGMRQRVVIAMALAANPKLLIADEPTTALDVTIQAQILDLMKDIQKKIDTAIIFITHDLGVVARMADRVAVMYAGQIVEMGTAEEIFYDPRHPYTWGLLASMPSLESKGTKLTAIPGTPPDLIKPPKGDAFALRSTYAMQIDMEKEPPMYKVSDSHLVKSWLMHPMAPAVEPPEVVKKRQRVLKNAYPEPVLVESFSVN